The Agarilytica rhodophyticola genome has a window encoding:
- a CDS encoding YybH family protein: MRFLTIFCVFIFITAPVFADSKHDHLTKELHSFNDKFNQFVADRDMDSFLSLYSKEVLWIAPAKPPVKGHGEPRATLQFVKDQDGQITHTIDKLMIADDGTQAVMIGSVIAKAKKIGMDATGTYLFVLKRESKEWKIVTDMWHQHAEK; the protein is encoded by the coding sequence ATGCGCTTTCTTACAATTTTTTGTGTATTTATTTTTATTACAGCTCCGGTATTTGCCGACAGCAAGCATGACCACTTAACGAAAGAACTGCACAGCTTTAACGACAAGTTTAATCAATTTGTTGCCGATCGTGATATGGATAGTTTTCTCTCACTTTATTCTAAAGAAGTGTTATGGATTGCACCTGCAAAACCACCAGTAAAAGGGCATGGTGAACCACGAGCGACACTGCAGTTTGTAAAAGACCAAGACGGTCAAATCACTCACACTATTGACAAATTAATGATTGCTGATGATGGCACACAGGCAGTGATGATAGGTAGCGTTATTGCAAAAGCAAAAAAAATAGGTATGGATGCTACTGGCACTTATCTTTTTGTACTTAAACGAGAAAGTAAAGAGTGGAAAATTGTTACCGATATGTGGCACCAGCACGCAGAAAAATAA
- a CDS encoding peroxiredoxin-like family protein, giving the protein MSTLTLQPGDVFPTLSLPKLGGGTITLGRPEPQYDWQMVVVYRGKHCPICTKYLDELNQVLPELHQLNIDVVAVSADSQERANSQIAGVNPDFPVGYDLSIDQMKQLGLFVSGPNLGMGAERPFAEPGLFVINDEGNLQMIDISNVPFARPSLSSMLMGLRFIRSLKEKFPVNGSYV; this is encoded by the coding sequence ATGAGCACTTTAACATTACAACCCGGTGATGTTTTTCCCACCCTTTCTTTACCAAAACTAGGTGGCGGTACCATTACTCTAGGTCGACCAGAGCCACAATACGATTGGCAGATGGTGGTAGTTTATCGCGGTAAACACTGCCCTATTTGTACAAAATACCTCGATGAACTTAATCAAGTTTTACCAGAGTTACACCAACTTAATATTGATGTTGTGGCGGTGTCAGCCGATTCGCAAGAGCGAGCCAACAGCCAGATAGCGGGAGTGAATCCAGATTTTCCTGTGGGCTATGATCTTAGTATTGATCAAATGAAACAGCTCGGACTCTTTGTTTCTGGCCCCAACTTAGGCATGGGCGCCGAACGCCCCTTTGCAGAGCCAGGCTTATTTGTCATTAACGATGAAGGTAATCTGCAAATGATTGATATTTCAAATGTACCTTTTGCGCGCCCAAGTTTAAGTTCAATGCTAATGGGTTTGCGCTTTATTCGCAGCTTAAAAGAAAAATTCCCTGTTAACGGCTCTTATGTTTAA
- a CDS encoding TetR/AcrR family transcriptional regulator — MNDTKKIGRPRTFDENEALLAAMSVFWAKGYDGASLKDLTRAMKISGPSMYSAFGDKRELYLKTIDLYADVDACAPVVAFETEPDLEKAVRGFFEAVITYATTPGTSAKGCFLASCVIANVDEVEGVAGRMEKAIDDTDVRLAARFDKEKERGVLPEDFPSKARARLMYDMRQGYMFRGRAGRTIEALLEDLDDRVKMIITP; from the coding sequence TTGAACGATACAAAAAAAATAGGTCGTCCTCGCACCTTCGATGAAAACGAGGCACTTTTGGCAGCTATGAGTGTGTTCTGGGCTAAGGGCTACGACGGCGCATCTCTTAAAGATCTGACTCGGGCGATGAAGATCAGCGGTCCTAGCATGTATTCCGCCTTTGGGGATAAGCGCGAACTCTACTTAAAAACCATCGATCTCTATGCCGATGTCGACGCCTGCGCGCCGGTGGTAGCTTTTGAAACAGAGCCGGACTTGGAAAAAGCGGTGAGAGGTTTTTTCGAGGCAGTGATTACATACGCGACAACTCCCGGTACCAGTGCTAAGGGGTGCTTTCTTGCTTCCTGTGTTATTGCTAATGTGGATGAAGTAGAAGGTGTTGCGGGACGTATGGAAAAAGCTATCGACGATACCGATGTTCGCCTAGCCGCGCGCTTCGACAAGGAAAAAGAAAGAGGCGTGTTACCTGAAGACTTCCCTTCCAAAGCCCGCGCAAGACTTATGTACGATATGCGCCAAGGCTATATGTTTAGGGGCCGAGCGGGGCGCACTATAGAGGCCTTGTTAGAAGATTTGGACGATCGGGTAAAGATGATTATTACTCCCTAA
- a CDS encoding c-type cytochrome, whose amino-acid sequence MNKALVKVFSILLLSISQLAVSAEQFEAQIQARQAFMQVLKFNIGILGDMAKGNRDYDAKLAESSAKNIHAASLMDNSAMWPQGSDNAAKLAVKTDALPQVWSNYPGVVEKHTAWIEASASLSANAGKGLDKLRQHIGAVGKSCQGCHKSFRADK is encoded by the coding sequence TTGAACAAAGCGTTAGTAAAAGTTTTTAGCATATTGCTATTGAGCATAAGTCAGTTGGCAGTATCAGCAGAGCAATTTGAAGCACAAATCCAAGCACGCCAAGCTTTTATGCAAGTGCTTAAATTCAATATCGGCATTCTTGGCGACATGGCTAAAGGCAATCGCGATTATGATGCTAAATTAGCCGAAAGTTCTGCGAAGAATATTCACGCAGCATCATTAATGGATAACAGTGCCATGTGGCCTCAAGGCTCCGATAACGCTGCAAAGTTAGCGGTTAAAACAGATGCATTACCACAAGTCTGGTCAAACTACCCAGGTGTTGTAGAAAAGCATACCGCGTGGATTGAAGCATCTGCTTCGCTTTCTGCAAATGCAGGCAAAGGCCTGGATAAGCTTCGTCAACACATCGGTGCGGTAGGTAAATCCTGCCAAGGTTGCCACAAAAGTTTTAGAGCAGATAAATAA
- a CDS encoding SDR family oxidoreductase codes for MSREHQHNIQGWTPAQLGSLAGKTYVITGANTGTGFEATRVLLSKGAKVVMLNRNAEKSALAITTLKQEFGKKADVTFVKMDLAVLNSVREGAKELMDKSSRIDAIICNAAIAQVAKQEITVDGFESQLGVNHFGHFLLCGLLFKTIEKSEGRIVVVGSNAYKMGLKRIQFEDLNFDKNYTAWNSYAQSKLAQMMFAYELQRRIEAKDISIQVQVCHPGASRTNLLKDTASTFNKIVWSILSRIIAQSAEKGSWPEVMCAVEKNLKPTTLYGPTKRAEMVGPIGNCPLDKVALEQEMATKLWKISEEKTSLKWSL; via the coding sequence ATGAGTAGAGAACACCAACACAACATACAGGGATGGACACCTGCGCAACTTGGCTCCCTTGCAGGAAAAACATATGTTATCACTGGGGCTAACACAGGTACTGGCTTTGAAGCAACACGAGTACTCTTATCAAAGGGCGCAAAGGTGGTGATGCTTAATCGCAACGCTGAAAAGTCGGCGCTTGCAATCACCACGCTGAAGCAAGAATTTGGCAAAAAAGCGGATGTAACGTTCGTAAAAATGGATTTAGCGGTGCTAAATTCTGTGCGAGAAGGCGCTAAGGAATTAATGGACAAGTCTTCTCGGATAGACGCCATCATCTGCAATGCGGCTATTGCGCAAGTAGCTAAGCAAGAAATCACTGTCGACGGTTTTGAAAGCCAGCTTGGTGTAAACCACTTTGGACATTTTCTCTTGTGCGGATTACTCTTTAAAACTATTGAAAAGTCTGAAGGCCGTATTGTTGTTGTCGGTAGCAACGCTTATAAAATGGGACTGAAGAGAATTCAGTTCGAAGACCTTAATTTTGATAAAAACTATACCGCTTGGAATTCTTATGCCCAGAGCAAACTCGCGCAGATGATGTTTGCCTATGAATTACAGCGTCGTATTGAGGCTAAAGATATAAGCATTCAAGTGCAGGTTTGCCATCCTGGGGCGTCGCGAACAAATTTACTAAAAGATACAGCCAGCACCTTTAACAAAATTGTTTGGTCGATACTCTCCCGTATTATTGCACAGTCCGCTGAAAAAGGCTCTTGGCCTGAAGTGATGTGCGCGGTAGAAAAGAATTTAAAACCGACAACCTTATATGGTCCGACAAAGCGGGCCGAGATGGTAGGCCCCATTGGCAATTGCCCATTAGATAAGGTAGCCCTAGAACAAGAAATGGCGACTAAGCTCTGGAAAATTTCCGAGGAAAAAACATCGCTAAAATGGTCATTATAA
- a CDS encoding LysR substrate-binding domain-containing protein → MHSIRWDDLQYVLTVANAGSVAAAARALGVNHSTVLRRLNGFEHRHKLRVFHKLPTGYKLTPEGKELLDAALMIETTVKTLERKVFGQEMKLEGTLKLTTTDTLLRLILERHLSRFHQAYPKIKLELSITARLLDLSVLDADVAIRPGIAIPENLFGKRLCDLAFGVYGSPTYINSLHGPKPIEAAHWLGLSSEMSGGKVARQVEDILNPYNVVLRADSFEALALLAERCMGLAYLPCFVGEASDKLQRIDMELESANVGLWMISHRDLINSGRVRSFFDFIESEIKADHNKLAGIIY, encoded by the coding sequence ATGCACAGCATAAGATGGGATGACTTACAATATGTACTCACCGTGGCCAATGCCGGGTCTGTTGCCGCTGCCGCGCGAGCTTTGGGGGTAAATCACAGTACGGTGCTCAGGCGGCTTAATGGCTTTGAGCATCGTCATAAGTTGCGGGTATTTCATAAGTTGCCGACGGGGTACAAGCTAACGCCCGAAGGTAAGGAGTTGTTAGATGCCGCCCTTATGATAGAAACTACCGTCAAAACATTGGAGCGAAAGGTATTTGGCCAAGAGATGAAATTAGAGGGAACACTGAAGCTAACCACTACCGACACTCTCTTGCGCTTAATTCTAGAACGCCACTTGAGCAGATTTCATCAGGCTTATCCCAAAATCAAATTGGAACTAAGTATCACCGCCCGCTTATTAGATCTGAGTGTGCTAGATGCGGATGTTGCTATTAGGCCAGGTATCGCCATCCCTGAAAATTTATTTGGCAAGCGGCTATGTGACCTTGCCTTCGGTGTGTACGGATCGCCCACTTACATCAACAGTTTGCACGGGCCTAAGCCAATTGAAGCGGCTCATTGGCTGGGACTTTCCTCGGAAATGAGTGGTGGCAAAGTCGCCCGGCAAGTGGAAGATATACTTAATCCTTATAATGTTGTGTTGAGAGCGGATTCTTTTGAAGCGCTAGCTCTTTTAGCAGAACGTTGCATGGGCTTGGCTTACCTTCCTTGCTTTGTTGGCGAAGCGTCTGACAAACTTCAACGCATTGATATGGAACTCGAATCGGCTAACGTTGGTTTATGGATGATAAGCCATCGTGATTTAATTAATTCAGGAAGAGTACGTTCGTTTTTTGACTTTATTGAATCTGAAATAAAAGCAGATCACAACAAACTTGCTGGGATTATATACTGA
- a CDS encoding AraC family transcriptional regulator, with amino-acid sequence MSKQQIKKIIENKISENRVSADGMFETGVKGVKLFQVTRAIHCAPAVYEPAIVAIVNGSKEAILDGKRYVYGSHQYLCCTMLMPLETGAPAASLKKPLIGVYISLDTRVMTELAIEMDSVAGVIRKSTGEPQPKGISLARWDDTFTEALLRLLQLGKSHTDTSILGSSRLREVYYAVIKGDAGNCVRQAFGVGNEIARAIEYLSRHLQEAITIEDMATQVGMSRAVFHRKFKQATTMSPIQFIKAMRLNNAAVKISEGMNVNEAAMEVGYISSSQFSREFKRMYGQSPKRWAQSE; translated from the coding sequence ATGAGTAAACAACAGATTAAAAAAATAATTGAAAATAAAATAAGTGAAAATAGAGTAAGCGCCGACGGAATGTTTGAAACCGGCGTGAAGGGCGTTAAACTCTTTCAAGTTACGCGTGCTATCCACTGTGCGCCGGCAGTATATGAGCCTGCTATAGTTGCTATCGTAAACGGATCTAAAGAAGCTATTCTAGATGGTAAGAGGTACGTTTATGGCAGCCACCAGTATCTGTGTTGTACTATGTTGATGCCATTAGAAACCGGAGCGCCAGCAGCTTCACTAAAAAAACCTCTTATTGGTGTATATATTTCCTTAGATACGAGAGTGATGACAGAGTTAGCCATAGAGATGGATAGCGTCGCCGGTGTTATTAGAAAATCAACAGGCGAACCACAACCTAAGGGTATCTCCCTTGCCCGTTGGGATGATACTTTTACAGAAGCATTATTACGGCTATTGCAATTAGGGAAGAGTCATACCGATACTTCAATACTTGGGAGTAGTCGACTTAGGGAAGTATATTACGCTGTAATAAAAGGGGACGCAGGAAATTGTGTGAGGCAGGCATTTGGTGTAGGCAATGAAATCGCCCGAGCAATTGAATATTTATCGCGTCATTTGCAAGAAGCCATTACTATAGAAGATATGGCAACACAGGTCGGAATGAGTCGTGCTGTATTTCATCGTAAATTTAAACAGGCGACAACTATGTCACCCATTCAATTTATTAAAGCTATGCGGCTGAATAATGCCGCTGTAAAGATCTCTGAAGGCATGAATGTTAATGAGGCGGCTATGGAAGTCGGTTACATAAGCTCGTCTCAATTTAGTCGTGAGTTCAAGCGTATGTATGGACAATCACCGAAGCGGTGGGCCCAGTCAGAATGA
- a CDS encoding phosphotransferase → MSEKSLPGLNLIIENILSRKLGVHSLVRIETLQSLWSGYGEILRCIVSGCETDTFIVKHIKVPDNVDHPRGWNSDISHKRKMHSYQVEGNWYRYWVPSESLHEEVNQQLNCRVPKSFFIQSNNSEFLFILEDLDAAGYSRRIAQASLPQIHLCLRWLANFHAKFMGQQADKNSNDTLWPVGTYWHLATRLDELAALNDEQLKQAANKIDTTLNTCHYQTIVHGDAKIANFCFTENADQVAAVDFQYVGGGCGIKDVMLFLSSCLNSDQCKQYEAQLLDYYFTSLKTALAAQEYEIDTDALEQEWRTLYAFAWADFVRFLKGWSPGHWKIHDYSENLTQRVIEQLDKKSPN, encoded by the coding sequence ATGAGTGAAAAAAGTTTACCCGGTCTAAACCTTATTATTGAAAATATTTTATCACGCAAACTAGGTGTACACTCCCTTGTTCGCATAGAAACCTTACAGTCTCTTTGGAGCGGCTACGGCGAAATTCTTCGCTGCATAGTCTCTGGCTGCGAGACGGATACTTTCATTGTTAAACATATTAAAGTACCTGACAATGTCGATCATCCACGCGGCTGGAATAGCGATATTTCCCATAAAAGGAAAATGCACTCCTACCAAGTTGAAGGAAATTGGTACCGTTACTGGGTTCCCTCCGAGAGCCTTCATGAAGAAGTTAATCAACAGCTTAATTGCCGTGTACCAAAGTCTTTTTTCATTCAAAGCAACAACAGTGAATTTTTATTCATACTAGAAGACCTAGATGCCGCCGGATACTCCCGCAGAATCGCACAAGCCTCACTACCACAAATTCACCTCTGCCTACGTTGGCTTGCCAACTTCCACGCGAAATTTATGGGGCAGCAGGCGGATAAGAATAGTAACGACACACTCTGGCCAGTGGGCACCTACTGGCATCTCGCCACACGCCTAGACGAACTCGCAGCCCTCAATGATGAGCAGCTAAAACAAGCTGCCAACAAGATCGACACCACCCTCAACACCTGCCACTACCAGACCATCGTCCACGGCGACGCAAAAATTGCCAACTTTTGCTTCACCGAAAATGCAGACCAAGTGGCAGCAGTGGACTTCCAATACGTGGGCGGCGGCTGCGGCATAAAAGATGTGATGCTGTTCTTAAGCAGCTGCCTCAATAGCGACCAATGCAAGCAATATGAAGCGCAGTTACTGGATTACTACTTCACCAGCCTAAAAACCGCCCTAGCCGCACAGGAATATGAAATTGACACCGACGCCCTAGAACAAGAATGGCGAACACTCTACGCCTTCGCCTGGGCAGACTTTGTAAGATTCCTCAAAGGCTGGAGCCCCGGCCACTGGAAAATACACGACTACAGTGAAAACTTAACTCAGAGGGTAATCGAGCAATTGGACAAAAAATCCCCCAATTAG
- a CDS encoding cytochrome b/b6 domain-containing protein, producing MKPGNSPSTKVWDLPTRLWHWSLASLFVFLIVSAELGGQLMRYHILSGCLLSGLIIFRVIWGFGGGHHARFSYFVRTPKVVLKYLQGVIQGKPSAYLGHNPAGAIMVLVLILTLSVQTISGLVTTDDILWSGPLYRWANDNIAELGGAIHNTMGIALKALVALHILAVLVHQYYLKEPIVGAMLHGYKPLSNTNKPEADKHYLTLGFALSLSGLWVAWLWSMPL from the coding sequence ATGAAACCCGGTAATAGCCCCTCAACCAAGGTATGGGACTTGCCAACGCGATTGTGGCACTGGTCATTAGCAAGTTTATTCGTATTTCTTATAGTTAGCGCTGAACTAGGCGGCCAGCTCATGCGTTATCATATTTTGAGCGGCTGTTTACTCTCCGGGTTGATAATATTTCGTGTGATATGGGGTTTTGGGGGCGGCCACCACGCCAGATTTAGCTATTTTGTGCGAACACCTAAAGTCGTGCTTAAATATCTACAAGGTGTAATCCAGGGAAAGCCCTCCGCTTATTTAGGCCATAACCCGGCTGGGGCAATCATGGTACTGGTACTGATACTCACACTTAGTGTGCAAACAATCAGCGGCTTAGTAACCACTGATGACATACTATGGAGTGGTCCACTTTATCGCTGGGCAAACGACAACATCGCTGAGCTAGGCGGAGCAATACATAATACCATGGGAATCGCACTTAAAGCGCTAGTAGCACTTCACATCCTCGCCGTGTTGGTACATCAATATTACCTTAAAGAGCCCATTGTCGGCGCAATGCTACACGGCTATAAACCACTATCTAATACCAATAAGCCTGAAGCCGATAAACACTACTTAACCCTTGGCTTCGCACTATCGTTGTCAGGCTTGTGGGTCGCATGGCTCTGGTCAATGCCCTTATAA
- a CDS encoding siderophore-interacting protein, whose product MKIFVKQKTYITPHLLRITFKGNALAEFPADAQGGYIKLLFESDHRAKPEMRTYTIRHIDHQQQTIEVDFVAHGDQGLASRWAQTCTIGSALEIRGPGPRKLANPQADWYFFIGDLSSLPAINVNLEHLQENAVGYVMIVVDNDSDIHPVNTPKGVVVEWIKTSNNAENRAKTVMDTVAKKNWLNGDCAVWLAGEFTMVKHLKTYFRDHRKIEKQNAYYSSYWKQGLTEPDHKKEKQTVMLSDA is encoded by the coding sequence ATGAAAATTTTTGTCAAACAAAAAACCTATATTACCCCCCATTTATTAAGAATAACTTTCAAAGGAAATGCCTTAGCGGAATTTCCAGCCGATGCACAAGGCGGCTACATTAAATTATTGTTCGAATCAGACCATCGCGCCAAACCAGAAATGAGAACCTACACCATTCGTCACATAGACCACCAACAACAGACCATAGAAGTAGATTTTGTCGCACATGGTGATCAAGGCCTAGCATCCCGTTGGGCACAGACATGTACCATTGGTAGCGCGTTGGAAATTCGCGGACCAGGGCCACGAAAATTAGCCAACCCACAAGCGGATTGGTACTTTTTTATCGGAGACCTATCCTCATTACCCGCCATCAATGTAAACCTGGAACACCTCCAGGAAAACGCCGTCGGATACGTGATGATAGTCGTGGATAACGACTCAGACATTCACCCTGTAAATACCCCCAAAGGGGTAGTAGTCGAATGGATTAAAACAAGTAATAACGCAGAAAATCGCGCAAAAACTGTGATGGACACGGTTGCGAAAAAAAACTGGTTAAATGGCGACTGCGCCGTATGGCTGGCCGGCGAATTTACAATGGTCAAACACCTCAAAACCTACTTTCGTGACCATAGAAAAATAGAAAAACAAAACGCCTACTATTCCAGTTATTGGAAACAAGGACTTACAGAGCCGGATCATAAAAAGGAAAAACAAACGGTTATGTTATCTGATGCTTAA